A window of Micromonospora eburnea genomic DNA:
GTCAGCCGGCGCTTCATGCCGCCGGAAAGGGGCTCCACCTTGCTCTCGGCCCGGTCGGCGAGCTGGACGAAGTCGAGCAGCTCGGCGGCCCGTTCGCGGGCCACCCGGCGCGGGATGCCGAAGTAGCGGGCGTAGCTGGTGAGGTTCTCCCGGACGGTGAGCTCCGGGTCGAGGGTGTCGAGCTGCGGGCAGACACCCAGCCGGGCCCGGATCGCCGGCCCGTCGCGGACCGGGTCAAGGTCGAGGATGCGCAGCTCACCGCCGGAGGGCGGGGAGACGCAGCCGATCATCCGCATGGTGGAGGACTTGCCGGCGCCGTTCGGCCCGAGGAAGCCGAATGCCTCGCCGGGGCGCACCTCGACGTCGATGCCGTCGACGGCGGCGAAGTCGCCGAACCGCTTCACCAGCCCCCGCGCCTGGATGAGTGGTCGCGCAGTGGTCACCGGCCGACCCTAGCCGCCCGGTCCGACAACCTCGACCGGTTAACGCCCCGCACCCACCCGGACAGCCGATGTGGCTTCGACTACGCCGAGTCACGGCCGAAAGAGCGACAGCGACCTCTGCCGCCACGACTTTTGCCCACCATTCTGGACAGATCATCCGTGGCCGTCCTGGAATGCTGGAACCACAGCTCAGCCGTGGGATCCGACATTTGCGAAGGAGATTCCTAATAGGCACCGCACTTGAATGGTCGCCACCTCACCTCCGTCACTCAATGCAATCACTGTCGGCAATGTTCCCCCGGATACGCGTTTCGCGTATCGTGCCTGCTCGTGTCGCCCGTTCGCCCCCTCGACGGCTCTCCCCCGAGCCACACCGACCCGGTGTCGCAACACCGGGACGCGGACGAGGCGCCCAAGGAACTCGGCGCGAGCTGATCCGACGAGGCCGGCCGGACCAACCGTTCGGGCCCGGCACCCCGACCCGACCGGGAGACCCCGTGCCGCTCCCCGAACCCGCCCGCGTACGCCGGCACCACCGGTCCGCGGACCGTACCGGCCGGCTCCGGTCGGTGCGTACCCAGTTGCTGGCGCCGATCCTGGTGGCGACGGTCGGTCTGGTGGTGCTCGGCGCCATCCAGACCGACGCCGCGCTCGCCGCCTCGGCCGACGCCGACCGGGGCCGCGTGCTCGCCGGCACCGCCACCGCGACCGTACGGCTGGTGCACGAGCTGGAACGCGAACTCGGCGAGACGGCGGCGCTGCGGCAGCGGGGGGGCACGGCCGGCCGGCCGCTGGTCGACGCCCAACGGCGGCGGGTGGACGCCGCGGTCGAGCGCTACCGCTCGGCCAGCGACGAGGCCCGCCGGGCGGCACCGGACCTGGCCCCGGTGCTCGACGACGCGGACGGCCACCTCGGCCAACTCGACCCGACCCGCCGGCTGGCGCTGGGCGGCGACAGCGGTGACCCGGCCTACGGGACGCTGGTCGAGTCGCTGCTCGCGGTCGCCGACGCGCTGCCGGCCCAGCTCCACGACAGCGGCCTGGCCAACGGGGCACGGCAGGTGGCCGCCGTGGCCGCCCAGGAGCACCTGGCGTCGCTGGAACGCGACCTGCTGCGCGGGATCTTCGTCCGGGCCGCCCTGGCCCCCGGTGAGCTGGCCCGGCTCGGCCAGCTACGCGGCGCGGGGGAACAGCGCCAGGCCGAGTTCCTCCGGATCGCCACCGGCCCGGCGAACACCGCCTGGTACCGCCTGATCGACGGCACCGACGTCGCGACCTCCCGACGGATGCGCAACGACGTGCTGGACACCGACGGTGGGCCGGAGGCGCTGAAGACCGACGGCGACGCCTGGTACGTGGCGCAGAGCGGCACCATCCGCCGCTACAACCTGCTCGGCCGGGAACTCTCCGAGGACCTCGACCGGGACGCCGCCGCGCTGGCCCGCACCGCCGGGCAGCGGGCCCTGCTGACCGGCGGGGCGACCAGCACCCTCACGCTCGCCTCGCTGGTCACCGCCGTGCTGCTGGCGGTACGGACCAGCCGGCGGCTACGCCGGCTGCGGGTCGCCGCGCTCACCATGGCCCACCGGGAGCTGCCGGACCGGATCACCGCGATCGCCGCCGGCCGGCCCTGCCCGGGCGACGGCACGTCCTCTCGGCTGACCGAGGGCGTCCGTCGCGGCCGCGACGAGGTGGCCCAGGTGGCCGAGGCGTTCGACACGGTGAACCGGGCCGCGCTGCGGCTCGCCGGCGAGCAGGCCGAGCTGCGGCTGGACGTGACCCGGATGGCCGAGTCGCTGGCCCGGCGGATCCGTACGCTGATCACCCGCCAGCTACGCCTGCTCGACGAGTTCGAACACGAGGAGACCGACCCGCAGGCG
This region includes:
- a CDS encoding sensor histidine kinase; translation: MPLPEPARVRRHHRSADRTGRLRSVRTQLLAPILVATVGLVVLGAIQTDAALAASADADRGRVLAGTATATVRLVHELERELGETAALRQRGGTAGRPLVDAQRRRVDAAVERYRSASDEARRAAPDLAPVLDDADGHLGQLDPTRRLALGGDSGDPAYGTLVESLLAVADALPAQLHDSGLANGARQVAAVAAQEHLASLERDLLRGIFVRAALAPGELARLGQLRGAGEQRQAEFLRIATGPANTAWYRLIDGTDVATSRRMRNDVLDTDGGPEALKTDGDAWYVAQSGTIRRYNLLGRELSEDLDRDAAALARTAGQRALLTGGATSTLTLASLVTAVLLAVRTSRRLRRLRVAALTMAHRELPDRITAIAAGRPCPGDGTSSRLTEGVRRGRDEVAQVAEAFDTVNRAALRLAGEQAELRLDVTRMAESLARRIRTLITRQLRLLDEFEHEETDPQALARFFALDHLAARLRRNGENLLVLAGGEPGRGHEGVLLLDDVVRSAAAEIEDYSRVEVDVPTAAVHGAATGNLVHLLAELLENAAVNSPPHTSVLVDGRRTVDGVTLRVHDQGIGISESRLAGINERLAAPATLFNAAAGSMGLHVVAHLAARHGIRVRLHRAPTGTIAQVEVPETALTRVEAVTRRPAAERRAPADRDTPWFRSRTAPDQPFAGMSLDQPFAGRSPDRVAAGAVAGDMVPAALLHAPGGPVAGAPAAAGVVRGVAAVRPPGIALPAPGATRVRPSGALPTTDTGLPRRIRGGHLPVTPPTTAPPPRPAQDLLDPEVVRARLSALAEGVASAMRRNPHSTPTGRTP